The genomic window CCATTCGGGTCACCCGGTCAATCCGCATGACGATGCTTTGTCTATATAGGGCTTTTGTGCCATTTTCCCACCCAGAGGTTTTAATGAATAGCGAAAATATGCGTACTGGCGGCCAACTGGTATCCGATGCCCTTCAGGCGCAGGGTGCCGACAGTGTCTTTTGTGTTCCAGGCGAAAGTTATCTGGAAGTTCTCGACGCTCTTTATGATGCGCGCAACGCCATTCGCGTTATTTCCTGCCGTCACGAGCATGGCGCCTCCAATATGGCCGAAGCCTATGGAAAGCTGACAGGCAAACCCGGTATCTGCATGGTGACCCGTGGTCCGGGTGCGTGTAACGCTTCAATCGGTGTGCACACGGCTTTTCAGGATTCGACTCCGATGATCCTGTTTATCGGTCAGGTCGGTCGTCAGCATCTTGGACGCGAGGCTTTTCAGGAAGTCGATTACGTTCAGATGTTTACCCCCCTTGCAAAAGCCGTCGAGCAAATCGAGGCGGCCCAGGATGTTCCCGCCGCCGTCGCGCGGGCTTACCGGACAGCAATGTCGGGCCGCCCCGGCCCGGTTGTTCTGGCGCTGCCCGAAGACATGTTGCGAGAAGAATGCGAGACTCCGGATGTCGAGGCGGTCGTTATAGAAAGTAAACAACCCGGCGTTGGTGAAATGGAACGCCTGCATCATATTCTGGGAGACAGCAAAAGGCCGCTGATGCTGGTTGGTGGTGGCGGCTGGTCAGAACAGGCACGGGCCGATATCCTCGCATTCGCCGAAGCAAATAACCTGCCGACCTGTTGCTCATTCCGTCGTCATGATCTGATTGATAACGATCACCCAAATTTCGTTGGTGAAGTTGGAATCGCGCCTAACCCGAAACTGTTAGAGCGTATCAAACAGGCGGATATGTTGCTTGTCGTCGGTGCCCGTCTGGGTGAAATGACAACACAGGGCTACACGCTGCTTGGTGAGCCTGCACCGATTCAAAATCTTGTTCATGTTCATACGGACGCCCAGGAACTTGGCAAAGTCTACAAACCGGATTTGCCTATAAACGCAGGCATGGACGCTTTTGCCGCCGCTGCCCGGAAATTGGCCTCCATTGAGTCTGATCATCGCAAAGCTAACAGTGAGAAGGGGCGCCAGGAGTATCTTGAAGGGCGTGTTCCCGACCCATACGACGGGGCGCTTAATCTTGGTCAGGTGATGGCGGTCATTGATGAGATGATTGGGGAAGATGGCATTATCACCGTCGATGCCGGCAACGGCAGCGGTTGGCCGCAACGCTTTATCCCCATTGGTGGGAAAAGAAGGCTGTTGGGACCGACCAGCGGGGCCATGGGGTACGGCGTTCCGGCGGCGCTGGCGGCGAAAGCCGTCTACCCCGAGCGGACCGTTGTCTGTTGTGTCGGCGATGGCTGCTTCGGCATGACCGGACAGGAAATTTCGACAGCCGTAAAAGATGGCCTTAAACCGGTCATCCTGATTTTCAATAACGCCATGTACGGCACCATCCGCCTGCATCAGGAACGCCGTCATCCGGATAGGGTTATCGCTACTGACCTGAACAATCCTGATTACGCTGCGGTTGCCCTGGCGTCTGGGGCTTTTGGCGAAACCATCGAAAGCACTGAAGAATTTCGCCCGGCCTTTGAAAGGGCGCTTCGCTCTAACTTGCCGGCAGTGCTAGACTTGCGCATCGACCCGGACCTTATTACAACCCGAACCACGTTGAGCGCCATAGCAAAGAGTTAACACATGACCGAACTTGTTGTCGGCTATGCTAACGAACAGCAACGCAAGGACCAACGTCGAAACGTTGAAGATACCTTCGTTGTTATTGATGGTGCCACCTGCAAAGTCGTCAATATCAGCCTGCGCAGTGTGCTGTGCATTGGTTACAAGGGTGCGGCCAAAGAGGGCGATGAAATCATCATCGAGGATTTGCTGATGGCTGATGACAGTCGCGTTAACGTCAATTCTGCTGCCAAGGTGATGCGGCTTGATGCCTCCAAGAAAGAAATGGCGGCCGTGTTTCTGGATATGAATTCAAAGACATTCGATACCCTGGAAAAAATGATGATGTTGCGTCCCCTGGCTGGCGACGGTGGGCGGCTTAAGTGAGTACGCCATCGGTGTGGCTGCTGGTTGATGACCGGGCCGGTAATCAAAGCCAGTGTCTGGGTGTCGGTGATGCTCTGGATATGCGCTGTGAAATCCGCGACCTGGAATACACCGCGGCCGCTGCCTTGCCAAATTTCGTTATGGGTAAGACTTTTGGTGGCCTGAACGCCAGCTCGCGGGTCAATCTGGTGCCGCCGTGGCCGGATCTCATCATCGCCGCTGGCAGGCGCTGCTCGCCGGTCGCTCGCCACATCAAGGATAAGAATAACGGGAATACGTTTCTGGTTCAGATCATGTATCCGGGCGATACCGGGCTGGATGAATTTGATCTTGTTTGCGTGCCCCGTCATGACGCCATCCCCGACAGGGCGAACATTTTACAGATAACCGGCGCTCCCCACCGGGTTACCCGCGAGCGGTTAACGAGCGCCAGGGAAGATTGGCAGGAACGTTTGGGATCTCTGCCGGGACCACGTATTGCCTTGATTGTCGGCGGCTCGACCAAGCGCCGCAAGTTCACGGAACAAATGGCCCGTGAACTGGGTTCGGCGGCGTCAAAAATGGCAACCCAGGCCGGTGGGTCATTGATGGTGACCACCTCAAGGCGATCGGACGACACCGCCGATGCCCTGATTGAAGAAATAGAAGCGCCTGCCCAGGTTTTCAAATGGGGTGCGGAGGGTGAAAATCCTTATCTGGGATATCTGGCCATGGCCGACGCGGTCATCGTTACCGGGGATTCCGTCTCCATGTGTTCGGAAGCCGCAGCGACAGCGGGACCGATGTGGATTTACGCGCCAAAAAAACTGACCGTCCACAAGCATGGCATTTTGCACCAGCAGCTTTATGACGCAGGCATTGCCAAGCCCTTTGATGGCAGCGGTGGCACTGTGTTTGAAAGCTGGCGGCATGATAGTCTCAATGCAGCCTTCGACATTGCCGCTGAAATAAAAAAACGCCTGGGGATGTCTTAAGTCGTGGCAAGACAAGCAAGGAAACGCCGCGCCAAAGTAAAGGCAACGGAGCACGTTCTGTCTATTTCGGAGCTGGGTT from Rhodospirillaceae bacterium includes these protein-coding regions:
- a CDS encoding thiamine pyrophosphate-binding protein, which produces MNSENMRTGGQLVSDALQAQGADSVFCVPGESYLEVLDALYDARNAIRVISCRHEHGASNMAEAYGKLTGKPGICMVTRGPGACNASIGVHTAFQDSTPMILFIGQVGRQHLGREAFQEVDYVQMFTPLAKAVEQIEAAQDVPAAVARAYRTAMSGRPGPVVLALPEDMLREECETPDVEAVVIESKQPGVGEMERLHHILGDSKRPLMLVGGGGWSEQARADILAFAEANNLPTCCSFRRHDLIDNDHPNFVGEVGIAPNPKLLERIKQADMLLVVGARLGEMTTQGYTLLGEPAPIQNLVHVHTDAQELGKVYKPDLPINAGMDAFAAAARKLASIESDHRKANSEKGRQEYLEGRVPDPYDGALNLGQVMAVIDEMIGEDGIITVDAGNGSGWPQRFIPIGGKRRLLGPTSGAMGYGVPAALAAKAVYPERTVVCCVGDGCFGMTGQEISTAVKDGLKPVILIFNNAMYGTIRLHQERRHPDRVIATDLNNPDYAAVALASGAFGETIESTEEFRPAFERALRSNLPAVLDLRIDPDLITTRTTLSAIAKS
- a CDS encoding nucleoside-diphosphate sugar epimerase, with amino-acid sequence MRCEIRDLEYTAAAALPNFVMGKTFGGLNASSRVNLVPPWPDLIIAAGRRCSPVARHIKDKNNGNTFLVQIMYPGDTGLDEFDLVCVPRHDAIPDRANILQITGAPHRVTRERLTSAREDWQERLGSLPGPRIALIVGGSTKRRKFTEQMARELGSAASKMATQAGGSLMVTTSRRSDDTADALIEEIEAPAQVFKWGAEGENPYLGYLAMADAVIVTGDSVSMCSEAAATAGPMWIYAPKKLTVHKHGILHQQLYDAGIAKPFDGSGGTVFESWRHDSLNAAFDIAAEIKKRLGMS